CCCTATGCCGCACCGCCGGTGGGCGAGGGACGCTGGCGACCGCCCGTCCCGCTGGCCCCCTGGACCGGGGTTCGCAATGCCGCCCAGTTCGGCCCGGCCTGCATCCAGCCGACGCCCGGCCCGCCGCACATCTATTCCCAGGACCTGGGGGCCACCAGCGAGGACTGCCTGACGCTGAATATCTGGTCCCAGACCTCGGCCCAGGCTGCGCCCGTGATCGTCTGGATCCACGGCGGATCGCTGGTGGCCGGGTCCAGCAAGGAGCGGCTGTATGACGGGGCCCGCCTGGCGTCCGAGGGGGTGGTGGTCGTGTCGATCAACTATCGTCTCGGCGTGCTGGGCTATCTAGCCCATCCCGATCTCAGCGCCGAGTCGCCCGCCGCCCTGTCCGGCAACTATGGCATTATGGACCAGATCCAGGCCCTGACCTGGGTCCAGCAGAACATCGCCGCCTTTGGAGGCGACCCGGCCAATGTCACCATCGCCGGGGAATCCGCAGGGGGCTTGAGCGTCATCTATCTGATGACCTCCCCCTATGCCCGCGGGCTGTTCGCCAGGGCCATCGTCCAGAGCGGATACATGATCTCGACGCCCGAGCTGAAACAGGCCCGGTTCGGCATGCCGTCCGCCGAAGAGGCCGGGGCGACCCTGACCCGTCGGCTGCAACTGCCCAGCCTGCGTGCCATGCGGGCCACTGACCCCCAGGTTCTGACCGATCAGGCGGCCATGGCGGGCTTCCTGCCCTTCGGCACGGTCGATGGAATGATCCTGCCGGGCCAGATGGTCGATGTCTTCGACCAGGGACGACAGGCCCCGGTTCCGGTTCTGGCCGGGTTCAACAGCGGCGAAATCCGCTCGCTGCGGATGCTGGCCCCGCCTGTGCCCGGAAGCGCCGCCGACTATGAGCGCGTCATCCGCGACCGCTATGGCGACATGGCCGACGACTACCTGAGGCTCTATCCGTCGTCCGACATGGCCGAGAGCATTCTGGCGGCCACGCGCGATGCCCTTTACGGCTGGACGTCAGAGCGCCTGGTGCGCAGCCAGACGGCACTCGGCCAGGCTGGCTATCTGTATCTGTTCGACCACGGCTATCCGGCGGCGGACGCGGCGGGACTGCATGCCTTCCACGCCAGCGAGCTGCCCTACATGTTCGGCAATCCGGACCGCACGCCGCCCCGCTGGCCCCGTGTGCCCGACACGGCCGAGGAGGTCGCCCTGTCGGACACCATGCTCGACTACTGGATCAGCTTCGCCCGTGACGGCCGACCACAGTTACAGGACAGCGCCTGGCCCGCCTATGGCACCGAGGGTCATTTCATGACCTTCGACGGCGGGGCTCGCCCCGGTGTCGGCCTGTTCCCCGGCATGTTCGACCTGCACGAACAGTCCATGTGCCGCCGCCGCATGGCCGGCAATGCACCCTGGAACTGGAACGTCGGCCTGATGTCTCCGAAGCTGGCGGAGGGGCCAGGGGGTTGTTCGAGATGACTTCTGGGTCCAGACCCCGGCACTGGCGGCGCTGTCCATATCAACGCTAGCCTGTCTGCGCTGCGGATGGCGGCATTGGACTAAACCGACGCGCGGCTCAGACTCGGGACGCTGATACCGGCGCGCACGGGGCTGAAGCGGAACTGGACGCTGAAGGCGGAGATGCGGAGCCCGGCCTATACGACGCGGTTTGGCGAGACGCCAATCGTGAGGGCGGCGGGGTAGCGAGATCTAAACGGCTGGACGC
The genomic region above belongs to Brevundimonas vitisensis and contains:
- a CDS encoding carboxylesterase/lipase family protein, whose translation is MRRPRSTLFHRLAVMAALAASMAACGSMASARPAPQSDPLVVAAPAGTVRGRAEGDIRAFKGIPYAAPPVGEGRWRPPVPLAPWTGVRNAAQFGPACIQPTPGPPHIYSQDLGATSEDCLTLNIWSQTSAQAAPVIVWIHGGSLVAGSSKERLYDGARLASEGVVVVSINYRLGVLGYLAHPDLSAESPAALSGNYGIMDQIQALTWVQQNIAAFGGDPANVTIAGESAGGLSVIYLMTSPYARGLFARAIVQSGYMISTPELKQARFGMPSAEEAGATLTRRLQLPSLRAMRATDPQVLTDQAAMAGFLPFGTVDGMILPGQMVDVFDQGRQAPVPVLAGFNSGEIRSLRMLAPPVPGSAADYERVIRDRYGDMADDYLRLYPSSDMAESILAATRDALYGWTSERLVRSQTALGQAGYLYLFDHGYPAADAAGLHAFHASELPYMFGNPDRTPPRWPRVPDTAEEVALSDTMLDYWISFARDGRPQLQDSAWPAYGTEGHFMTFDGGARPGVGLFPGMFDLHEQSMCRRRMAGNAPWNWNVGLMSPKLAEGPGGCSR
- a CDS encoding DUF4113 domain-containing protein translates to MKRNWTLKAEMRSPAYTTRFGETPIVRAAG